Proteins encoded by one window of Lathyrus oleraceus cultivar Zhongwan6 chromosome 1, CAAS_Psat_ZW6_1.0, whole genome shotgun sequence:
- the LOC127114504 gene encoding plasma membrane ATPase 1 produces the protein MVEGTMSLDAVIKEAVDLENIPIEEVFDNLKCTKEGLTSEEVQERLDMFGYNKLEEKKESKILKFLGFMWNPLSWVMEAAALMAIAMAHGGGKRGDYQDFVGIIILLIINSTISFIEENNAGNAAAALMARLAPKAKVLRDGKWSEEDASVLVPGDIVSIKLGDIIPADARLLEGDPLKIDQSALTGESLPVTKHPGEGVYSGSTCKQGEIEAVVIATGVHTFFGKAAHLVENTTHVGHFQQVLTSIGNFCICSIVIGMIIEIIVIYGVHGYGYRNGIDNLLVLLIGGIPIAMPTVLSVTMAIGSHKLSQQGAITKRMTAIEEMAGMDVLCSDKTGTLTLNKLTVDKEMIEVFAKGVGKDLVVLMAARASRMENQDAIDCAIVSMLADPKEARAGIKEVHFLPFNPTDKRTALTYIDGAGNMHRVSKGAPEQILNLAQNKAEIERKVHAMIDKFAERGLRSLGIARQEVPEGSKESAGGPWEFVALLPLFDPSRHDSAETIRRALDLGVSVKMITGDQLAIGKETGRRLGMGTNMYPSSSLLGENKDQLGAVSIDDLIEKADGFAGDKQRTWTFFL, from the exons atggtGGAAGGGACTATGTCTCTTGATGCTGTTATAAAGGAAGCTGTTGATTTG GAGAACATTCCTATTGAGGAGGTATTTGATAATCTAAAATGCACAAAAGAAGGTTTAACCTCTGAGGAAGTACAAGAGAGGCTTGACATGTTTGGATACAATAAACTTGAAGAAAAAAAG GAAAGTAAAATACTGAAGTTTTTAGGGTTTATGTGGAATCCTTTGTCATGGGTTATGGAAGCTGCTGCTCTCATGGCCATTGCTATGGCACATGGAGGG GGAAAGCGAGGAGATTATCAAGATTTTGTTGGCATAATTATTTTGCTAATTATAAACTCAACCATAAGTTTCATAGAAGAAAATAATGCTGGTAATGCAGCTGCTGCCCTTATGGCAAGATTGGCTCCAAAAGCAAag GTACTTCGTGACGGAAAATGGAGCGAAGAAGATGCTTCGGTATTGGTCCCTGGAGACATAGTTAGCATCAAGCTAGGGGACATCATTCCTGCCGACGCACGTCTCCTTGAAGGTGACCCTTTGAAGATTGATCAG TCTGCTCTTACCGGAGAGTCACTCCCTGTGACTAAACATCCCGGAGAAGGAGTATATTCTGGTTCAACTTGCAAGCAAGGAGAAATTGAAGCCGTAGTCATAGCAACTGGAGTTCACACATTTTTCGGAAAGGCAGCTCATCTCGTCGAAAACACAACACACGTTGGACATTTCCAACAG GTTTTGACATCTATTGGAAATTTCTGCATCTGTTCAATTGTTATTGGAATGATTATTGAAATCATTGTGATATACGGCGTCCACGGATATGGTTATAGAAACGGTATTGATAACCTTCTAGTGCTACTAATTGGAGGAATCCCTATTGCAATGCCAACTGTTCTTTCAGTTACAATGGCTATTGGCTCACATAAGTTATCTCAGCAG GGTGCTATAACAAAGAGAATGACTGCTATTGAAGAAATGGCCGGAATGGATGTGTTATGCAGTGACAAAACAGGCACATTAACTCTTAACAAGCTTACAGTGGACAAGGAAATGATTGAG GTTTTTGCCAAAGGTGTTGGCAAGGATTTGGTTGTACTTATGGCTGCAAGAGCATCAAGGATGGAGAACCAAGATGCAATTGATTGCGCAATCGTTTCAATGTTGGCAGACCCAAAGGAG GCACGAGCTGGAATAAAAGAAGTTCATTTCCTTCCGTTTAATCCAACTGATAAAAGAACTGCCCTTACATACATTGATGGTGCTGGTAATATGCACAGGGTTAGCAAAGGTGCACCAGAGCAG ATTCTCAATCTTGCACAAAACAAGGCAGAAATCGAACGGAAGGTTCATGCGATGATTGACAAGTTTGCAGAACGTGGACTTCGTTCTCTTGGGATTGCAAGACAG GAAGTACCGGAGGGAAGTAAGGAAAGTGCAGGAGGACCATGGGAGTTTGTTGCTCTTCTCCCTCTTTTTGACCCTTCGAGACATGATAGCGCAGAAACAATCAGAAGAGCTCTTGATCTTGGCGTTAGTGTCAAAATGATCACTG GTGATCAACTCGCAATAGGTAAGGAAACGGGAAGGCGTCTAGGGATGGGGACTAACATGTATCCTTCTTCATCACTGCTCGGTGAAAATAAAGATCAATTAGGTGCTGTTTCCATTGATGATCTCATTGAGAAAGCTGACGGTTTTGCTg GTGATAAGCAAAGAACCTGGACATTTTTCTTGTGA
- the LOC127079895 gene encoding putative F-box/LRR-repeat protein 23 gives MESLQPPSSSSVVSSSNSNALTDSGQRNWLDLPRDAILSIFVKLDTVDLLVRAHNVCTTWRNISKDPFLYRTIDMSNLDELETSFELMKTNSQLEILCHRAIDYSRGHAIDINIEYFGTDDLLSHIADSASHLRCLRLACCYSVTHEGLCVIAEKLSHLEELDITISGGLTHDSLEVIGRSSPQLKTFKFNIEVYLHPHIVYDDDAFAIAKFMPGLCHLQLIGNKMSNDGLLAILDGCPQLESLDIRQCFNINFIGSLAKRCKEQIKYLLLPNDDTDDYPFETEDYPEDYPYGISDIDLDLLSEDDYELSDGSEFSEFEFDGNYYDF, from the exons ATGGAGTCGTTACAACCACCATCATCTTCTTCGGTTGTTTCTTCATCGAATTCAAACGCATTAACCGATTCCGGACAACGAAACTGGCTTGATCTTCCACGAGACGCGATATTGTCCATTTTCGTGAAGCTTGACACAGTTGATCTTCTTGTTCGCGCCCACAATGTTTGCACCACATGGCGCAATATCTCGAAGGACCCTTTCCTCTATCGCACCATTGACATGTCCAATTTGGACGAACTTGAAACCAGTTTTGAATTAATGAAAACCAACTCTCAATTAGAGATTTTATGCCACCGCGCCATTGATTACAGCCGCGGGCATGCAATTGATATCAACATCGAGTATTTTGGCACTGATGATCTTCTTTCTCACATTGCTGATTC TGCAAGTCATCTACGATGCCTTCGTCTTGCATGTTGCTATAGTGTAACACATGAAGGATTATGTGTAATAGCTGAAAAGCTTTCTCACTTGGAGGAACTTGATATAACAATTAGTGGTGGCTTAACTCATGATTCTTTGGAAGTCATTGGCCGAAGTTCCCCTCAATTGAAAACCTTTAAATTCAACATTGAAGTGTACTTACATCCGCATATTGTGTATGATGACGATGCATTTGCTATTGCGAAGTTCATGCCTGGGTTATGCCATCTCCAGCTTATTGGAAACAAGATGAGTAATGATGGTTTGCTTGCTATTCTTGATGGTTGTCCTCAACTGGAATCTCTTGACATTCGTCAGTGTTTCAATATTAATTTTATAGGAAGTTTGGCAAAGAGATGTAAAGAACAGATCAAGTATTTACTCCTCCCAAATGATGACACCGATGACTATCCATTTGAAACTGAAGACTATCCAGAAGACTATCCATATGGGATTTCGGACATAGATTTAGATTTATTGTCTGAGGATGATTATGAATTGTCAGATGGGAGTGAATTTTCTGAATTTGAATTTGATGGTAACTATTATGACTTTTGA